One genomic window of Moorella glycerini includes the following:
- a CDS encoding Crp/Fnr family transcriptional regulator, whose amino-acid sequence MATTNKPGIFDDKFIKAASPWVVHNGAECWKNLLVHGQQIILPEGRVLFAVGSPVPNFYYLHRGEIMMKSFNQEGRQKIIWYIEEGNIFAEVPFFCGIPTFFEIVANRPSEVYKFSREFIFNELIPNYPQAAIDIIKTLSYKASVLAMQIHEIVLSTPYKRICRLFYIIGHLYGEPHDEGLLIRKMLTQQEIADIIGVHRVTVNKIVNYLHNKGVIKISGRSLLITDLPYLVRAMSELDPIF is encoded by the coding sequence ATGGCTACTACTAATAAACCGGGTATTTTTGATGATAAGTTTATAAAGGCGGCATCTCCCTGGGTAGTTCATAACGGAGCAGAATGTTGGAAGAACCTGCTGGTCCACGGGCAACAAATAATATTACCGGAAGGGAGAGTACTGTTTGCTGTTGGTAGCCCGGTACCAAACTTTTATTATTTGCATCGTGGCGAAATTATGATGAAAAGTTTTAACCAGGAAGGGCGCCAGAAAATTATCTGGTATATCGAAGAAGGTAATATTTTTGCCGAGGTGCCTTTTTTTTGCGGTATTCCCACCTTTTTTGAAATTGTAGCCAACCGCCCAAGCGAGGTATACAAGTTTTCCAGGGAGTTTATTTTTAATGAACTCATTCCTAATTATCCCCAGGCTGCAATTGATATAATTAAAACCCTCAGCTATAAGGCATCTGTACTTGCCATGCAAATTCATGAAATAGTATTATCCACCCCTTACAAAAGGATTTGCCGTTTATTTTATATCATTGGTCATTTGTACGGGGAGCCACATGATGAAGGATTGCTAATCAGGAAAATGTTAACCCAGCAAGAAATCGCCGATATTATTGGCGTGCATCGGGTAACCGTAAATAAAATAGTAAATTATCTCCATAATAAAGGAGTTATTAAAATTTCAGGCCGGTCATTGCTCATTACTGATCTCCCCTATTTGGTCAGGGCCATGTCAGAACTAGACCCGATCTTTTAG
- a CDS encoding histidine kinase, whose translation MPFSLENLIQAVINGNAVQVREEVKQALAAGVDPARIISDGFVAAMDVVGERFERNEIYVTDLIITARAMHTGLKELKPFMLTGQVQPVGRAIIGTVQGDIHDIGKNLLGIMLEASGFEVIDLGVNVAPSTFVEAVIKYHPDVLCLSALLSSTRGAMGETIAALQEAGWRGKVKVVVGGTPLNETIAAKMGADGYAPDATAAVQLIKDLIGTGQKRQAVLAPATLDLFFGEGSLEDLQLAFTRMTGLHLIMVDAAGNPLTPLGGFLECSRHCHLLQGYPAKDVDVTTLAGNFKEAFIYRCHAGLVEISYPLANEDGTVGAVLCGHCLLEGDPAPAQLQAAVPVLSIKDLEAVCGLLSFVSGQIMQLNAVLLVNKELEEQRTSFIHFLKRQHQLEQALKEAELKVLQSQVNPHFLFNSLNTIARLALFEGAATTEKMVRALARLMRYSLYQVKETVTLAEEIAAVRDYLFIQETRFPDRVQSQVLVEEDVLEARVPCMVLQPLVENAVIHGLEPREEGGRITVSGRRVGDQVHIEIKDDGIGIPPEVQKAIFDLRVQGGSKGQVSGLGIVNVYRRLQHQFGSNCALDVTSTPGKGTCIQLTFPYTKE comes from the coding sequence ATGCCTTTTTCCCTGGAAAATTTAATCCAGGCTGTAATCAACGGCAATGCCGTTCAGGTACGGGAAGAAGTTAAGCAGGCCCTGGCCGCCGGGGTAGATCCGGCCCGGATTATTTCCGACGGCTTTGTGGCCGCCATGGATGTGGTGGGGGAAAGGTTTGAACGCAATGAGATTTACGTCACCGATCTGATTATTACCGCCCGGGCCATGCACACCGGTTTGAAGGAGCTCAAGCCTTTTATGCTGACCGGCCAGGTGCAACCGGTGGGGCGGGCCATAATCGGCACCGTCCAGGGAGACATCCATGATATCGGTAAAAATTTACTGGGGATAATGCTCGAAGCCTCGGGTTTCGAGGTAATTGACCTGGGCGTCAATGTCGCTCCCAGCACCTTTGTCGAAGCGGTAATTAAATACCATCCTGACGTCCTGTGCCTGTCGGCCCTCCTTTCCTCTACCCGGGGAGCCATGGGCGAAACCATTGCCGCCCTGCAAGAGGCCGGCTGGCGGGGCAAGGTCAAAGTGGTGGTGGGCGGTACGCCGCTGAATGAGACTATTGCCGCCAAAATGGGGGCCGATGGCTACGCGCCCGATGCCACCGCCGCCGTCCAGCTGATCAAGGACCTGATCGGCACCGGCCAGAAACGCCAGGCGGTCCTGGCACCGGCTACCCTGGATTTATTCTTTGGGGAAGGTTCCCTGGAAGACTTGCAGCTGGCCTTTACCCGCATGACCGGGCTGCACCTGATCATGGTGGATGCCGCCGGTAATCCTTTGACCCCTTTGGGAGGCTTCCTGGAATGCTCCCGGCATTGCCATTTACTCCAGGGCTACCCGGCCAAAGACGTGGATGTTACCACCCTGGCGGGTAATTTTAAAGAGGCTTTTATTTACCGCTGCCATGCCGGCCTGGTGGAAATATCCTATCCCCTGGCCAATGAAGACGGTACGGTGGGAGCCGTCCTCTGCGGCCACTGCCTTTTAGAGGGCGACCCCGCCCCGGCACAATTGCAGGCGGCCGTACCGGTGCTGTCCATAAAGGATTTGGAAGCCGTCTGCGGCCTCCTTTCCTTTGTGTCCGGGCAGATCATGCAGCTCAACGCCGTTTTACTGGTCAATAAAGAACTGGAGGAGCAGCGCACGAGCTTTATCCACTTCCTGAAAAGGCAGCACCAGCTGGAGCAGGCCCTGAAGGAAGCCGAACTAAAAGTCCTCCAGTCCCAGGTTAATCCCCATTTCTTGTTTAACTCTTTAAATACCATCGCCCGCCTGGCCCTCTTTGAGGGGGCGGCAACTACCGAAAAAATGGTACGCGCCCTGGCCCGCCTCATGCGCTACAGCCTCTACCAGGTCAAAGAAACGGTGACCCTGGCTGAGGAGATAGCTGCCGTGCGCGACTACCTCTTTATCCAGGAGACGCGTTTTCCGGACCGGGTCCAGAGCCAGGTGCTGGTAGAGGAAGATGTGCTGGAGGCTCGCGTACCCTGCATGGTCCTGCAGCCCCTGGTAGAAAACGCTGTCATCCACGGCCTGGAGCCCAGGGAGGAGGGCGGGAGAATTACCGTTTCCGGCCGCCGGGTGGGGGACCAGGTGCATATAGAAATAAAGGATGACGGCATTGGCATCCCCCCTGAGGTCCAGAAGGCCATCTTTGACCTCCGGGTACAGGGCGGTAGCAAAGGCCAGGTGAGCGGGCTGGGGATTGTCAATGTTTACCGGCGCCTGCAGCATCAATTTGGCAGCAACTGCGCCCTGGATGTGACCAGCACGCCGGGAAAAGGGACTTGCATTCAGCTCACTTTTCCCTATACTAAAGAGTAA
- a CDS encoding ASKHA domain-containing protein has product MLSLKEVLVDFQPVGRRAQVAAGQTILAAAQQIGLALGSGGLTAPCGGRGLCGRCRVRVAAGDAGEPTPAEKRFLKPEQLEQGYRLACQAVIQGPLKVEIPPESMLGVQQLQVEGLDVAVVPEAPVKRYNLPLTRTTIETPRPLWQQVAGELEAAYGLDRPEVDFNLALATEPLAAGGSGVVTVRGTEVINIYAGRPAPPPLGLAVDLGTTKVAGFLINLETGATLAADGIMNPQIAYGEDVMARLGYALEGEAAYRRIQEVAIEGLNRLAATLAEQAGVTPADIEEAVIVGNTAMHHLLLHLPVAQLARAPYVPALTTPVEVKARNLGLNFSPGAYVYLQPVIAGFVGGDHVAMILGSRLDEARKVTLGLDIGTNTEIVLSYGGKMLSCSCASGPAFEGAHIAQGMRAITGAIAAVRLSDDGREVYWESIGGAPPLGICGSGILDAVAELYRTGVINASGRLDLNHPRVRRPAGGGPAEFLLVPAEETGIDSDLVVTQKDISEIQLAKAAIASGTLLLLEAAGLTVDDLEEVVVAGAFGTHLKLESAITIGMFPQLPLGAFRQVGNAAGTGARLALLSLAERQRGETIARRVGYIELMTRPSFQDVFMNSLLLP; this is encoded by the coding sequence GTGCTAAGTTTGAAGGAAGTGCTGGTTGATTTCCAGCCGGTGGGCCGGCGCGCCCAGGTTGCGGCCGGCCAGACTATTTTAGCCGCGGCCCAGCAAATAGGGCTGGCCCTGGGGTCCGGGGGCCTGACGGCACCCTGCGGCGGCAGGGGTCTGTGCGGCCGCTGCCGGGTACGGGTAGCCGCCGGCGACGCCGGGGAGCCGACGCCGGCGGAAAAGCGTTTCTTGAAGCCGGAGCAACTGGAACAGGGCTATCGCCTGGCCTGCCAGGCAGTCATCCAGGGACCGCTGAAAGTGGAAATTCCGCCGGAATCCATGCTTGGCGTGCAGCAACTTCAGGTAGAAGGGCTGGATGTCGCAGTAGTCCCGGAAGCGCCGGTTAAAAGGTATAACCTGCCGTTAACCAGGACGACCATTGAAACCCCCCGGCCTCTCTGGCAGCAGGTGGCCGGCGAGCTGGAGGCCGCTTATGGCCTGGACCGCCCGGAGGTAGATTTTAACCTGGCTTTAGCGACGGAGCCCCTGGCGGCCGGCGGCAGCGGCGTGGTGACGGTCCGCGGTACAGAGGTGATCAACATTTATGCCGGCCGGCCGGCGCCGCCGCCCCTGGGCCTGGCTGTCGACCTGGGGACCACCAAGGTAGCCGGTTTCCTGATCAACCTGGAAACCGGGGCCACCCTGGCTGCCGACGGCATCATGAACCCCCAGATCGCCTACGGCGAAGATGTCATGGCGCGCCTGGGCTATGCCCTGGAGGGAGAAGCCGCCTACCGGCGCATCCAGGAAGTAGCAATCGAAGGGCTGAACCGGCTGGCCGCCACCCTGGCCGAGCAGGCCGGCGTAACCCCGGCAGACATAGAAGAAGCCGTCATCGTGGGTAACACTGCCATGCACCACCTGTTGTTGCACCTGCCGGTGGCCCAGCTGGCCCGGGCCCCCTACGTCCCGGCCCTGACCACCCCGGTAGAAGTGAAAGCCCGGAACCTGGGTTTAAACTTCAGCCCGGGAGCCTATGTCTATCTCCAGCCGGTAATAGCCGGCTTTGTCGGCGGCGACCATGTGGCCATGATCCTGGGCAGCCGCCTTGACGAGGCCCGCAAAGTCACCCTGGGCCTGGATATCGGTACCAATACGGAAATTGTTTTAAGTTACGGCGGTAAAATGCTTTCCTGCTCCTGCGCATCGGGGCCGGCCTTTGAAGGCGCCCACATCGCCCAGGGGATGCGCGCCATTACCGGGGCCATCGCCGCCGTGCGCTTAAGTGACGACGGGCGGGAGGTCTACTGGGAGAGCATTGGCGGTGCACCGCCCCTGGGCATCTGCGGCTCCGGCATCCTGGATGCCGTGGCCGAGCTTTACCGCACCGGCGTCATTAACGCCAGCGGCCGGCTGGATTTAAACCATCCCCGGGTAAGGCGACCTGCCGGGGGTGGCCCGGCGGAATTCCTGCTGGTGCCGGCTGAGGAAACCGGCATTGACAGCGACCTGGTGGTAACCCAGAAGGACATCAGCGAGATCCAGCTGGCCAAGGCAGCCATCGCCAGCGGTACCCTGCTGCTCCTGGAGGCAGCGGGCCTCACCGTAGACGACCTGGAAGAAGTGGTGGTCGCCGGGGCCTTTGGTACCCACCTGAAGCTAGAAAGCGCCATTACCATCGGCATGTTCCCCCAACTTCCCCTGGGCGCCTTCCGCCAGGTGGGCAACGCTGCCGGCACCGGGGCGCGGCTGGCCCTCCTTTCCCTGGCCGAAAGGCAGCGGGGTGAAACAATAGCCCGCCGGGTGGGCTATATCGAACTCATGACCCGGCCGTCCTTCCAGGATGTGTTTATGAATTCACTTTTACTACCATAA
- a CDS encoding MFS transporter, translated as MQSRCLQVNALPEIGKPGDGKTLERMGPSGQAELQLPKRTAIFWFIVIWLLYVFDILDMLAISAVFPAIKAEYHLSDAQLGWLGGVRGLAALIAAIPVGILVDRWSRKYMIAIMSAIWSFFCWATAWMGNYRGLLFTRFMVGAGGAGYNTAGYALIGAWFPPRQRGVMTGLFNTGQPIGAFVGVGLAGWLAVTFGWRSVFGIVAIPGFILAALMLFAPDYKTKKKEKQEELAVGFNFGEAMRYIIKSPSLILLYLAQLGIGMWTFTFSAWVPSFYGRTFNLNMAQAGQAVMFFGLVTIFGAPIGGLLSDWWARRAVNGRVKATLFLTCWCGVFWSLTFTLAIKGYGLVPVLICWSLSQPAWAGMTAAVISSIIDVTAPHFRAFATSFVVLFQNITAFIGPGLAGSISDRMGLTLALFIIMLISIISMVMLFFFATRTYAGDLARLKQLGNFSMDRV; from the coding sequence ATGCAAAGTAGGTGCTTACAGGTGAATGCTTTACCTGAAATCGGCAAACCAGGCGATGGAAAGACGCTCGAAAGGATGGGGCCGAGCGGGCAAGCTGAACTCCAGCTGCCGAAGCGAACTGCTATCTTCTGGTTTATTGTGATCTGGCTTCTCTATGTGTTCGATATTTTGGATATGCTGGCCATTTCCGCCGTGTTTCCGGCCATTAAGGCCGAGTATCACTTAAGTGACGCCCAGTTGGGATGGCTGGGAGGCGTCCGCGGGCTGGCTGCCCTTATAGCCGCGATACCAGTTGGAATACTGGTGGACCGCTGGAGCCGTAAGTATATGATTGCCATCATGTCGGCGATCTGGAGCTTTTTTTGCTGGGCTACCGCCTGGATGGGGAATTATAGGGGTCTGTTGTTTACCCGCTTCATGGTCGGGGCGGGCGGGGCCGGTTATAATACTGCCGGCTACGCCCTCATCGGGGCATGGTTTCCCCCGCGGCAAAGAGGCGTGATGACCGGGCTCTTCAATACCGGCCAGCCCATTGGCGCTTTCGTCGGCGTGGGCCTGGCCGGTTGGCTGGCTGTAACCTTCGGCTGGCGGAGCGTTTTCGGTATTGTGGCCATCCCCGGGTTCATCCTGGCCGCGCTGATGCTTTTTGCCCCTGACTACAAGACCAAGAAGAAGGAAAAACAGGAGGAATTAGCCGTAGGCTTCAATTTTGGGGAAGCCATGCGCTATATTATAAAGTCCCCTAGCCTGATTCTCCTTTATCTGGCTCAGCTGGGTATTGGGATGTGGACCTTTACCTTTTCCGCCTGGGTGCCCAGCTTTTACGGCCGCACCTTTAATTTAAACATGGCCCAGGCCGGCCAGGCCGTTATGTTCTTCGGTCTTGTAACTATCTTTGGTGCGCCCATCGGGGGCTTGTTAAGCGACTGGTGGGCCAGGCGAGCGGTCAACGGCCGGGTAAAGGCCACCTTGTTTTTGACTTGCTGGTGCGGGGTTTTCTGGAGCCTGACGTTTACTTTGGCCATAAAGGGCTATGGCCTCGTCCCGGTGCTGATCTGCTGGTCCCTGTCCCAGCCCGCCTGGGCGGGAATGACGGCTGCCGTCATTTCTTCTATAATTGACGTAACTGCTCCTCATTTCCGCGCCTTTGCCACCAGTTTTGTTGTCTTATTCCAGAACATTACTGCCTTTATCGGGCCGGGGCTGGCGGGATCTATATCCGATCGGATGGGGTTGACGTTAGCCCTGTTTATTATCATGCTAATATCAATAATTTCCATGGTTATGCTGTTCTTTTTTGCCACCCGAACTTACGCCGGTGACCTTGCTAGGCTGAAACAACTGGGGAACTTCAGCATGGATCGGGTATAG
- a CDS encoding aryl-sulfate sulfotransferase, giving the protein MTYPSVYPTGVTIYNPEKCWNGYTVFQAAEQGALVIDMNGAEVQLWKGLYGFPNKLLPGGYVLGHTGERNPFYGMQDMIDLVQVDWEGNIVWKFNMYEFIEDPGEKPQWMARQHHDYQREGNPVGYYVPGMEPRVDGGNTLILCHKNLKNPKISEKLLLDDTIIEVTWEGDIVWEWICSDHFDEYGFSEEAKNILCRDPNMRPNGGGMGDWMHINSMSVLGSNKWYDAGDERFHPDNIIWDGRETNIIAIIDKKSGNIVWKIGPDYNTSKELKALGWIIGQHHAHMIPKGLPGEGNILLFDNGGWAGYGAPNPSSPTGRMNALRDYSRVLEIDPTTLKIVWQYTPAEAGYMMPFDSNRFYSPFISGAQRLPNGNTLITEGSGGRIIEVTPNHEIVWEYISPYWGKVIKLNMVYRAYRAPYEWIPQLDPPKETPIERLDVKTFRVPGAAPIGRKKETTVEGVLPPHTPPPGFAPLCVAADV; this is encoded by the coding sequence ATGACGTATCCAAGTGTTTATCCAACAGGGGTTACCATTTATAACCCCGAAAAATGCTGGAACGGTTATACGGTTTTCCAGGCGGCTGAGCAGGGGGCTCTTGTGATCGATATGAATGGGGCTGAGGTCCAACTATGGAAGGGGTTATACGGCTTCCCCAACAAACTTCTACCCGGTGGCTACGTGTTGGGACACACTGGCGAAAGGAATCCTTTTTATGGCATGCAAGATATGATTGACCTGGTCCAGGTGGACTGGGAAGGTAATATCGTCTGGAAGTTTAACATGTACGAGTTTATTGAGGATCCGGGAGAGAAACCTCAATGGATGGCCAGGCAGCACCATGACTACCAGCGGGAAGGGAACCCTGTAGGGTATTATGTACCGGGGATGGAACCGCGGGTTGATGGGGGTAACACACTTATCCTGTGTCATAAAAACCTTAAAAACCCCAAAATCTCCGAAAAGCTCCTACTCGATGATACCATTATCGAGGTGACGTGGGAGGGGGACATCGTCTGGGAGTGGATATGCAGTGACCACTTTGATGAGTACGGTTTCAGCGAAGAAGCCAAAAACATCCTGTGCCGGGACCCCAATATGCGGCCTAATGGTGGCGGCATGGGCGACTGGATGCACATCAACTCGATGTCTGTCCTGGGGTCAAATAAATGGTACGACGCCGGCGACGAACGTTTTCACCCGGACAATATTATTTGGGACGGCCGTGAAACTAATATTATCGCGATAATCGACAAGAAGAGCGGAAACATAGTCTGGAAAATCGGTCCCGATTACAATACGAGCAAGGAACTCAAGGCCCTTGGCTGGATCATCGGGCAACACCACGCCCACATGATTCCAAAGGGATTGCCGGGAGAAGGAAATATATTACTTTTTGACAACGGCGGATGGGCCGGTTACGGTGCACCTAACCCCTCTTCACCGACGGGCAGGATGAATGCTCTCCGTGATTACTCGCGCGTGCTGGAAATTGACCCAACTACGCTGAAAATCGTTTGGCAGTATACCCCGGCCGAGGCTGGTTATATGATGCCATTCGACTCCAATCGCTTCTACAGCCCGTTCATCAGCGGCGCCCAGCGTTTACCGAACGGCAACACATTGATTACGGAAGGTTCAGGCGGGCGGATCATAGAGGTAACTCCGAACCATGAGATTGTTTGGGAATATATTAGTCCGTACTGGGGCAAGGTTATTAAGTTAAACATGGTTTACAGGGCTTACCGGGCGCCTTATGAATGGATCCCACAGCTGGATCCCCCCAAGGAAACACCCATTGAGCGCCTTGATGTAAAGACCTTCCGAGTCCCCGGTGCCGCACCAATCGGCCGCAAGAAGGAGACAACCGTGGAGGGAGTTTTACCACCACACACACCACCACCAGGCTTTGCTCCTTTATGCGTTGCTGCTGACGTTTAA
- a CDS encoding uroporphyrinogen decarboxylase family protein produces MNHVERVQVALARGRPDRVPAGEFELEPGLVAALLGREGPAGFAEEVAARELLGMDLLAVTPQAPLKEEGNDCYQDIWGRRLRRQGSLTAVQVPAIPAVKEAASYHLPDASAFDLRSLRRWREETDFFVFAFVDGPFQGTNKLFDFTDFLLAVAGREGAISDLAAAVVDFNLELARLCVQAGAHGLFIGDDIAYERGTYIHPGLWREIFLPLLRRQVEAIKAMGVPVLYHSDGNLQAILPDLATLPLDGIQCLEPAAGMDIGAIKKEYSGRLCLMGNFDLDLLATGTPETITAAVQQLLLAAAPGGGYIFSTSSGILSADLPPRNVLALYQAVAKYGAYKTSQLARVPGS; encoded by the coding sequence GTGAACCATGTTGAACGGGTGCAGGTGGCCCTGGCCCGGGGACGACCCGACCGGGTGCCGGCGGGAGAATTTGAGCTGGAACCGGGGTTGGTGGCGGCCCTGCTGGGCCGGGAAGGACCGGCGGGTTTTGCTGAGGAAGTGGCTGCCCGGGAACTCCTGGGAATGGACCTCCTGGCCGTTACTCCCCAGGCGCCGTTAAAGGAAGAGGGAAATGACTGCTACCAGGATATCTGGGGCCGGCGGCTGCGGCGGCAGGGGAGCCTGACTGCCGTCCAGGTCCCGGCCATCCCCGCCGTCAAGGAAGCAGCCAGTTACCACCTGCCGGACGCGAGCGCCTTTGACCTGCGTTCCTTAAGGCGCTGGCGGGAAGAAACGGATTTCTTCGTTTTTGCCTTTGTAGACGGCCCTTTCCAGGGAACCAATAAGCTTTTTGACTTTACGGATTTTCTCCTGGCAGTGGCCGGCCGGGAGGGAGCCATCAGCGACCTGGCCGCGGCTGTAGTCGACTTTAACCTGGAGCTGGCCCGCCTCTGCGTCCAGGCCGGGGCCCATGGCCTGTTCATCGGTGACGACATTGCCTATGAGCGGGGAACCTACATTCACCCCGGCCTGTGGCGGGAAATCTTTTTGCCCCTTTTGCGCCGCCAGGTAGAGGCCATTAAAGCCATGGGCGTTCCGGTCCTTTACCACTCCGACGGTAACTTGCAGGCTATTTTACCCGACCTGGCAACTTTACCCCTGGACGGCATCCAGTGCCTGGAACCGGCCGCCGGCATGGACATTGGCGCCATTAAGAAGGAGTACAGCGGGCGCCTGTGCTTGATGGGCAATTTCGACCTGGACCTCCTGGCTACAGGTACGCCGGAAACCATTACGGCGGCAGTCCAGCAACTCCTGCTAGCGGCGGCGCCCGGCGGCGGATATATCTTTTCCACCTCCAGTGGTATCTTGAGCGCTGACCTACCACCCCGGAACGTCCTGGCCCTTTACCAGGCGGTAGCTAAATATGGTGCTTATAAAACCAGCCAGCTTGCGCGGGTACCGGGTTCCTGA
- a CDS encoding methyltetrahydrofolate cobalamin methyltransferase yields the protein MLVVGELINSSRKAIARAIAERDKEYIQDLARKQVEAGAHIIDVNCGTSIGEEDKVMEWLVHIVQEVVDVPLCIDSPSAEALAAGLAAHKGQAMINSITAEKQRWQEVLPLVQKYKAKVIALCMDDGGMPESVADRLRVAGRLVPGLVEAGIPEEDIYLDPLIKPLGVNSQYGVEALEAVAALKEKYPKVHTICGLSNVSYGLPERRLLNRAFMVMCLTRGMDAFILDPLDMPLMGLLRAATALAGQDEYCLEYIAAARAGKIKA from the coding sequence ATGCTGGTTGTCGGTGAGCTGATAAATTCCAGCCGCAAGGCCATTGCCCGGGCCATTGCCGAACGCGATAAGGAATATATCCAGGACCTGGCCAGAAAGCAGGTTGAGGCCGGCGCCCACATTATTGACGTCAACTGCGGGACAAGCATCGGCGAAGAAGATAAGGTCATGGAATGGCTGGTGCATATCGTCCAGGAAGTCGTTGACGTGCCCTTGTGTATCGACAGTCCCAGCGCCGAAGCCCTGGCCGCCGGCCTGGCGGCCCATAAAGGCCAGGCCATGATCAATTCCATCACTGCGGAGAAGCAGCGCTGGCAGGAAGTTTTGCCCCTGGTGCAGAAATATAAAGCTAAGGTCATTGCCCTCTGCATGGACGACGGCGGCATGCCGGAGTCGGTGGCCGACCGCTTGCGGGTAGCCGGCAGACTGGTACCGGGGCTGGTGGAAGCCGGGATACCGGAAGAAGATATTTACCTGGACCCCCTGATTAAGCCCCTGGGGGTTAACAGCCAGTACGGCGTCGAAGCTTTAGAAGCGGTGGCGGCTTTAAAGGAAAAGTACCCCAAAGTTCATACTATCTGCGGCCTATCCAATGTTTCTTATGGCTTACCGGAGCGCCGGCTGTTAAACCGGGCCTTTATGGTCATGTGCCTGACCCGGGGTATGGATGCTTTTATCCTAGACCCCCTGGATATGCCCCTGATGGGCCTTTTGCGAGCGGCTACAGCCCTGGCCGGCCAGGATGAATACTGCCTGGAGTATATTGCCGCCGCCCGCGCCGGGAAAATTAAAGCTTAA
- a CDS encoding response regulator transcription factor produces MSTEIKILLVDDEPLERQAMRFLLARERPQYQVAAEAGNGMEAVNLAATLRPDIVFLDIKMPVMDGLTAGREIRALLPETRFIFVTAYGEFDYAREAVSLGASKYLLKPVDGEEMIALLDELAGDIAVARRRQQETARLKKALKEMKPLIRLGFIMDLINGNITAAEAESRALFLGITSLPRLALLVDIDNFASLAREGTEIERQLLKQRVKESIEQATAGWPGALVAPVTRDEFAVLLPIDHLEKERDPRRAAIQLGEAICRQVRQDTEVTVTVGIGRLAERVTDLARSYAEAVAAAEFRLLYGGDQVIHADDVATRSRASRSLPVQVEQELAQAIRMGERELAYRQASNILMKLLLEQERRPALLKMKILELVALAANAALEGGADPEAVSNLTLAGSSEFLNLDNLAAMRERILARLADLADQVATSREQRNSSLIERASKFIEANFSQDLTLEEVAQQVYLSPCYFSRLFKQVKGQNFIDYLTRVRLRAAKELLLNTNLPVAAIAERVGYHDARYFSQVFKKQEGYTPSVFRKIGGAKFEGSAG; encoded by the coding sequence TTGTCCACGGAAATCAAGATCCTGCTTGTTGATGATGAACCCCTGGAGCGGCAGGCCATGCGTTTTTTGCTGGCCAGGGAACGGCCCCAGTACCAGGTGGCCGCTGAAGCAGGTAATGGTATGGAGGCCGTAAACCTGGCAGCAACTTTGCGGCCGGATATTGTCTTCCTGGACATTAAGATGCCTGTCATGGACGGCCTTACTGCCGGCCGGGAGATCCGGGCTCTTCTACCTGAGACCAGGTTCATCTTTGTCACCGCCTATGGCGAATTTGACTACGCCCGGGAAGCCGTTTCTCTAGGCGCTTCAAAATATTTGTTAAAACCTGTTGACGGGGAAGAGATGATCGCCCTTCTGGACGAACTGGCAGGAGATATAGCGGTCGCCCGCCGGCGCCAGCAGGAAACGGCCCGGCTCAAAAAGGCCCTGAAAGAAATGAAGCCCCTGATCCGCCTGGGCTTTATTATGGACCTGATCAACGGGAATATAACGGCAGCCGAAGCCGAAAGCCGCGCCCTTTTCCTGGGGATCACCTCCCTGCCGCGGCTGGCCCTGCTGGTGGATATTGATAATTTTGCTAGCCTTGCCCGGGAAGGGACGGAAATTGAACGGCAGCTTTTAAAGCAGCGGGTAAAGGAGAGCATTGAACAGGCAACCGCCGGCTGGCCGGGAGCCCTGGTAGCACCTGTCACCAGGGACGAATTTGCCGTTCTCCTGCCCATCGATCACCTGGAAAAGGAACGCGACCCCCGCCGGGCCGCCATCCAGCTGGGCGAGGCCATCTGCCGCCAGGTGCGCCAGGACACGGAAGTGACCGTGACGGTGGGTATTGGTCGCCTGGCTGAACGGGTTACCGACCTGGCCCGCTCCTATGCCGAGGCGGTGGCGGCAGCTGAATTCCGCCTGCTTTATGGCGGCGACCAGGTTATCCATGCTGACGACGTTGCTACCCGGTCCAGGGCCAGCCGCTCCCTGCCGGTGCAGGTGGAACAGGAGCTGGCCCAGGCCATCCGCATGGGTGAGCGGGAACTGGCCTACCGCCAGGCCAGCAATATTTTAATGAAACTGCTCCTGGAACAGGAAAGGCGCCCGGCCCTGTTAAAGATGAAGATCCTGGAACTGGTTGCCCTGGCAGCCAATGCCGCCCTGGAAGGCGGAGCCGACCCGGAGGCCGTTTCCAACCTCACCCTGGCCGGCAGCAGCGAATTTTTAAACCTGGATAACCTGGCGGCTATGCGGGAGCGCATCCTGGCGCGCCTGGCGGACCTGGCAGATCAGGTAGCAACCAGCAGGGAACAACGCAATTCTTCCCTTATTGAACGGGCCAGCAAGTTTATCGAAGCCAACTTCAGCCAGGATCTCACCCTGGAAGAAGTCGCTCAGCAGGTATATTTAAGTCCCTGTTATTTCAGCCGCCTCTTTAAGCAGGTTAAGGGCCAGAACTTCATAGACTACCTGACCAGGGTACGCCTGAGAGCAGCTAAAGAATTGCTGTTAAATACCAACCTGCCGGTAGCGGCAATAGCCGAACGGGTCGGTTATCACGACGCCCGTTATTTCAGCCAGGTATTTAAAAAGCAGGAAGGGTACACGCCCAGCGTGTTCCGCAAAATAGGGGGTGCTAAGTTTGAAGGAAGTGCTGGTTGA